One Novipirellula artificiosorum DNA segment encodes these proteins:
- a CDS encoding sigma-70 family RNA polymerase sigma factor: protein MEENLKREEFARAWLKAEPSVSAYIFASITGFHDAEDVVQQVAQTLARRFDEYDPERPFVGWALWIAKSRVIDYYRKQGRNRMVFSDRLLKRLAETIAEQAEGRSRRREALEACLEDLPNKSRRLLDLRYVEGLSSADVAHTVDSTSGSVRVLLMRIRTALADCVERRISSETAS, encoded by the coding sequence ATGGAAGAAAACCTTAAGCGAGAAGAATTTGCGCGGGCGTGGCTGAAGGCCGAACCCTCGGTCTCTGCATACATCTTCGCGTCAATTACAGGTTTCCACGACGCGGAGGATGTGGTCCAGCAAGTGGCCCAAACCCTGGCCCGGCGATTCGATGAATACGACCCCGAGCGACCCTTTGTGGGTTGGGCACTGTGGATTGCCAAGTCGAGGGTGATTGATTACTACCGAAAACAGGGACGGAATCGGATGGTGTTTTCAGACCGGTTGCTGAAGCGACTTGCCGAGACCATCGCTGAGCAGGCGGAGGGTCGCAGCCGTCGTCGAGAAGCACTGGAAGCCTGCTTGGAAGATCTCCCCAATAAGTCTCGACGACTGTTAGACCTACGTTATGTCGAGGGGCTATCCTCAGCAGACGTCGCTCACACAGTGGATTCGACAAGCGGGTCGGTTCGAGTCCTCCTGATGCGCATTCGAACTGCGCTCGCAGATTGCGTGGAGCGACGAATTTCATCGGAAACCGCATCATGA
- a CDS encoding arylsulfatase, translating to MSRTHCHHPPQGNVKVSPYLPSRAAVLAMGFATVLLCGTLRAAANDHPNVILVITDDQGYGDIGAHGNELIQTPNMDQLHAESVRFTNFHVDPTCSPTRGALMSGKYAHHAKVWHTIAGGNHLRASEITMADVFSASGYRTGMFGKWHLGANYPYRPMDRGFDEWLGHGDGGTGTTDDYFTNDRVNDHYLHNGEMEFRPGYAPDVFYDAAIDYIRNKDHDKQPFFIYLSTYIPHSPHTLADREWASKYTPAVDSKVAYFFAAIERVDQNLGRLRKALEEEGLAKNTVLIFMTDNGGTAGVRFYNAGMRGNKGSAYDGGHRVPFFVHWPAGKLSHGHDVTDLTAHFDVLPTLIDLLGLEQPKQANFDGRSFRQQLYRPELLLPERTLCVEVQRTFEPQKWQQATAMTRRWRLVNAKELYDMNVDPGQTQNIGSEHPEVVAKLKQDFDAYWQRVSPGDRDRAVSIVGTEDDRETYLHSSDWYAPAVPWNHASTSRGAKITGSWQIEAAVEGTYRFEIRRWPKEVDAPIIGIPQVSKTVDAWDSAGGKPTLLYSQQQAAPFKAIQVAAARLQVADNEWVKSVSDQDTHVTFDVPLKQKQYEVTAELLDRDEDLLAGAYYVYCRKLD from the coding sequence ATGTCACGCACCCATTGTCACCACCCTCCGCAGGGTAACGTGAAGGTTTCACCTTACCTTCCATCGAGGGCTGCCGTCCTGGCGATGGGTTTCGCCACCGTGTTGCTGTGTGGAACGCTTCGTGCTGCTGCAAATGACCACCCCAACGTCATCTTGGTGATCACCGATGATCAAGGCTATGGCGACATCGGCGCTCACGGGAACGAGTTGATCCAGACGCCAAACATGGACCAATTGCATGCGGAGTCGGTTCGTTTCACCAACTTTCACGTGGATCCCACTTGCTCACCAACCCGTGGCGCCTTGATGTCCGGGAAGTATGCTCATCACGCCAAAGTGTGGCACACCATTGCTGGTGGGAACCACTTGCGGGCAAGCGAAATCACGATGGCGGATGTGTTTAGCGCATCGGGATATCGGACAGGCATGTTTGGCAAGTGGCACTTGGGAGCGAATTATCCCTATCGACCGATGGACCGCGGATTCGATGAGTGGTTGGGACACGGAGACGGGGGCACAGGCACGACCGACGACTACTTTACGAACGACCGAGTCAACGATCACTACCTGCACAACGGAGAGATGGAATTTCGCCCAGGTTATGCTCCCGACGTTTTCTATGATGCAGCGATTGATTACATCAGGAACAAGGATCACGACAAACAACCGTTCTTTATCTACCTGAGTACCTATATTCCTCATTCCCCGCATACGCTTGCGGATCGGGAATGGGCCAGTAAGTACACGCCAGCGGTCGATTCGAAAGTGGCTTACTTCTTCGCAGCCATCGAACGTGTCGACCAAAATCTTGGGCGGTTGCGAAAGGCATTAGAGGAGGAAGGCCTTGCCAAGAATACGGTCCTGATTTTCATGACGGATAACGGTGGCACCGCCGGGGTTCGTTTCTACAATGCGGGGATGCGTGGCAACAAGGGGTCGGCTTATGACGGCGGACACCGCGTGCCTTTTTTTGTTCATTGGCCGGCAGGAAAGCTCAGCCACGGTCATGATGTGACGGACTTGACCGCACATTTCGATGTCCTGCCGACGTTGATCGATTTGCTGGGCCTGGAACAACCCAAACAAGCAAACTTTGATGGGCGAAGCTTTCGACAGCAGCTTTATCGGCCCGAGCTTCTCTTGCCTGAACGAACCCTGTGCGTCGAGGTTCAACGGACGTTTGAGCCGCAGAAGTGGCAGCAGGCGACCGCGATGACCCGGCGCTGGCGACTGGTCAACGCCAAAGAACTTTATGACATGAACGTCGACCCTGGCCAGACGCAAAACATCGGCTCCGAGCATCCTGAAGTCGTTGCCAAACTCAAGCAGGATTTTGATGCCTATTGGCAGCGTGTTTCTCCAGGCGACCGGGACCGTGCCGTCTCGATCGTTGGGACGGAGGACGATCGTGAGACCTACCTCCATTCCTCAGACTGGTATGCACCCGCCGTACCCTGGAACCATGCCTCCACTTCGCGCGGCGCGAAGATCACGGGATCCTGGCAGATCGAAGCCGCCGTGGAGGGAACTTACCGTTTCGAGATCCGTCGCTGGCCGAAGGAGGTCGACGCGCCCATCATCGGCATTCCGCAGGTCTCGAAAACAGTCGACGCCTGGGACTCCGCAGGCGGGAAGCCAACGCTCCTTTATAGCCAACAGCAGGCGGCACCGTTCAAGGCCATCCAGGTGGCTGCGGCGAGACTTCAAGTCGCTGACAACGAGTGGGTGAAATCCGTCAGTGACCAGGACACCCATGTGACATTCGATGTACCACTGAAACAGAAGCAGTACGAAGTGACAGCAGAGCTACTGGACCGCGACGAGGACCTTCTCGCGGGCGCCTACTACGTCTATTGCCGAAAGCTGGATTGA
- a CDS encoding SAM-dependent methyltransferase: MKNHWNERYSTPGFAYGTEPNDFLTSVAHRLPLGPVLSLAEGEGRNAVYLAKLGFDVTAVDQSEVGLEKALEFACDQDVSIKTVQADLRDYVIQPNSWSAIISIFCHLPESIRVSLHSSVATGLRSGGMFVLEAYTPEQCGRGTGGPPTPDLMMSLSGLHKELAGLEFLHGCELKREVVEGRYHTGVGSVVQILASRTR; this comes from the coding sequence GTGAAAAACCATTGGAACGAGCGCTATTCCACGCCCGGCTTTGCTTATGGGACGGAGCCGAATGATTTCCTTACTTCGGTCGCCCACCGTTTGCCGCTGGGTCCGGTTTTGTCACTTGCCGAAGGCGAAGGTCGCAATGCGGTCTATCTCGCTAAACTTGGCTTCGATGTGACAGCGGTGGACCAAAGTGAGGTTGGTCTGGAAAAGGCACTTGAGTTTGCGTGCGATCAAGATGTCTCGATCAAAACGGTTCAAGCAGACCTTCGTGACTATGTGATTCAGCCTAACTCATGGTCCGCAATTATCTCGATCTTCTGCCACTTACCGGAGAGCATCCGGGTTTCGTTGCACTCCAGCGTGGCAACGGGACTTCGCTCTGGCGGTATGTTTGTTCTTGAGGCATACACCCCTGAACAATGCGGTCGCGGAACCGGCGGGCCACCCACGCCAGACCTGATGATGTCGCTATCCGGCCTGCACAAAGAACTGGCGGGACTTGAGTTTCTGCATGGCTGCGAGCTAAAGCGTGAGGTCGTCGAAGGACGGTATCACACCGGCGTTGGTTCAGTTGTTCAGATTCTAGCGAGTCGTACTCGGTAG
- a CDS encoding PDZ domain-containing protein has translation MPRPKLLASLLLASLALCPSANAERLFVLIAGDTSNEVVSDGIQRNMEWIRDTFYSGVPNSQLVVRFLEGQKINQAAILGSIAACPVEEEDTVVFWWLGRCDFEQEERVLLLPDETKLRSTEVRDQLSAKPARLAVMVIDGYQRTLPAAELPEPTLCAAPATEIKPLFRSLFFEPTGMIEIDSAQVGQRPLLITMTGGLLTCGLTLPPGVLGDTNDEPGFLELSTPTDQREIVLERGLLWRDLGDEVRWDTVLSQLRATTSANYRRALGRSHSGSGQTPSFGETRLKYDDVFIEWNKWSNQFRARPRQTRVVREGDRETTYQGEREIHSEIKMTNPIGDLDPDPTFEPEPFEMMPGDHLIEVNGKPIHTEREFQNAMQDLHRGPSEVRFAVIDNLSGRRVEYQTQMNPQTDSNFGIKPWYWKDSLVIVHEVRPGSPAGRAKTLRITPSDHPKEIGLGIHGELIEIDDPFRDGKRMHGILVKSVVDSLRNDLQPGDIVLMIDGCTVKSKEGYRYALTNARQLAGIWIVNGRTKEVEHRHVFLPHTPPDVIAESPEGVESISITPANMESCPIW, from the coding sequence ATGCCACGCCCAAAGCTCTTAGCAAGCTTGCTCCTTGCTTCCCTGGCTCTCTGCCCCTCGGCCAACGCGGAGCGGCTGTTTGTCTTGATCGCCGGAGACACGTCGAATGAGGTCGTCAGCGATGGTATCCAACGCAACATGGAGTGGATACGCGACACGTTTTACTCAGGGGTTCCAAACAGTCAGCTTGTCGTGCGATTCCTTGAAGGCCAAAAGATCAACCAAGCAGCGATCCTCGGATCGATCGCCGCTTGTCCCGTTGAGGAAGAAGATACGGTTGTTTTCTGGTGGCTTGGACGGTGCGACTTCGAGCAGGAAGAGCGTGTCCTCTTACTGCCCGATGAAACAAAGCTAAGAAGCACCGAGGTGCGAGATCAATTGTCCGCCAAGCCCGCACGTTTGGCCGTCATGGTCATCGACGGCTACCAGCGGACGCTGCCGGCAGCGGAACTTCCGGAACCAACCCTGTGTGCAGCCCCTGCTACCGAAATCAAACCCCTTTTTCGTTCATTGTTTTTTGAACCGACAGGAATGATAGAAATCGATTCAGCCCAGGTTGGACAAAGGCCTCTGCTGATCACGATGACCGGTGGACTGTTGACCTGTGGCTTGACGCTTCCACCCGGTGTTCTGGGTGACACCAATGACGAACCTGGATTTCTCGAACTGAGCACTCCGACTGACCAACGGGAGATCGTTTTGGAACGTGGTCTTCTTTGGCGTGACTTAGGTGACGAGGTTCGCTGGGACACCGTCTTGTCTCAATTGCGAGCAACGACCTCTGCCAACTATCGACGCGCATTGGGACGAAGCCACAGCGGATCAGGACAAACGCCTTCCTTCGGCGAAACGCGACTGAAATACGACGACGTCTTTATCGAATGGAACAAGTGGTCGAACCAGTTCCGTGCGCGGCCGCGACAGACCCGCGTGGTGCGAGAGGGTGATCGCGAAACGACCTACCAGGGCGAGCGAGAAATTCACAGCGAAATCAAAATGACCAACCCCATTGGCGACCTTGATCCAGATCCGACTTTCGAACCGGAACCCTTCGAGATGATGCCTGGCGATCATTTGATCGAAGTCAACGGCAAACCCATCCATACCGAACGCGAATTCCAAAACGCCATGCAAGACCTTCATCGAGGGCCAAGCGAGGTGCGATTTGCGGTAATCGATAATCTTTCAGGCCGCCGAGTTGAATACCAAACACAAATGAACCCACAAACGGATTCAAATTTCGGAATCAAACCTTGGTACTGGAAGGATTCCCTTGTGATCGTCCATGAAGTACGCCCTGGTTCACCTGCTGGGCGGGCAAAGACCCTTCGGATCACTCCCTCGGATCATCCAAAAGAAATTGGTCTTGGGATTCATGGCGAGCTTATTGAGATTGATGACCCATTTCGTGATGGCAAACGAATGCACGGAATCCTCGTGAAGTCCGTCGTCGATTCGCTGCGTAATGACTTGCAACCGGGCGACATCGTGCTGATGATCGACGGCTGTACTGTCAAGAGCAAAGAAGGCTATCGCTATGCCTTGACGAACGCCCGACAGTTAGCAGGAATATGGATTGTCAATGGCCGCACAAAAGAAGTCGAGCACCGTCACGTCTTCCTTCCGCATACACCACCCGACGTGATTGCTGAATCACCAGAGGGTGTGGAATCCATCAGTATCACTCCCGCCAATATGGAATCTTGTCCTATTTGGTAA
- a CDS encoding alkaline phosphatase family protein encodes MRPIVLVFVFFFGVGHTFAQEHGYDSLRVGDNKGVTVVPTNQVLSPAGKQVAFSGRPTDLVLSPDGQWLGVLDRNHVAIIHPESGEVVSRVSHGGGSYAGILFTENGKTLLASSTRGSIGVFDVSQAGKLTAKTPIALPLNPSIRTENVANGPTGPQSPNSQPDSPGADAKNALPTGLALDKDGKTLWAVLNLRNTLARIDLVEQSVVREIPVGNAPYGVAIVGSKAYVTNWAGRHPGEKDTAGPSGAGTPVRVDPKRNIASEGSVSVVDLQTDQELKQILVGLHPCDIVMAPDGKHVVVANANSDSLSVISTEQDEVVETISTHPTENLLFGSAPNALAFSADGQRIYVSNGTNNAVVVIGFSAGKSRLLGAIPTGWYPAGLVIDEQRQALYVANIKGTGSRNVDWKGSRKVKGEEVFGYNSHDHQGTVSLIPIPDPADLAKQTQTVLTNNRLTESISALAPPRKNVLPKPIPMRHGEPSVFKHVLYIIKENRTYDQVFGDIERGEGDPALCIYGQDVTPNHHKLVDEFVLLDNFYCSGVLSADGHQWTNEAYVTDYLEKAFGGFPRSYPYWGGDAMAYASSGFIWDNVLEHQKTLRVYGEFVKATIQWKDGRKGRPDFLDCYTDFVRQKNEIDIRATAAIQTIDPYLCPTAIGFPSVVPDIHRADQFIRELKEFETTGDLPNFMIMLLPNDHTSGTRPNSPTPAACVADNDLALGRVVEAVSNSKFWPETCIFVVQDDPQNGFDHIDGHRTVAMVISPYTKRKAVDSTNYNQTSMIRTMELILGLPPMNQFDASATSMASCFTDSADFTPYQSVPNLIPLDQMNPQLSAINNSQQRYWANVSLKLPLDDVDEADEDTLNRILWHAARGRDDTFPAWAVLEDDD; translated from the coding sequence GTGCGTCCTATCGTCTTGGTTTTTGTGTTTTTCTTTGGCGTCGGGCATACGTTCGCCCAAGAGCATGGCTACGACTCGCTTCGCGTTGGCGATAACAAAGGCGTGACGGTCGTCCCCACGAACCAAGTGCTGTCGCCAGCAGGAAAGCAGGTGGCTTTCAGCGGCCGACCGACCGACTTGGTACTCAGCCCCGATGGTCAATGGCTGGGTGTGCTGGACCGTAACCACGTGGCAATCATTCATCCTGAATCAGGCGAAGTCGTAAGCCGGGTCAGCCATGGAGGCGGCAGCTACGCAGGGATTCTGTTCACGGAGAATGGCAAGACTCTTTTGGCTTCAAGCACCCGAGGCTCGATCGGAGTGTTTGATGTTTCCCAAGCCGGCAAGCTTACCGCCAAGACACCCATCGCATTGCCCTTGAATCCAAGTATCCGTACCGAGAATGTCGCCAACGGTCCGACTGGCCCGCAATCACCAAACTCGCAACCGGATTCTCCGGGAGCCGATGCCAAGAACGCCCTGCCAACCGGCTTGGCACTCGACAAAGACGGCAAAACCCTGTGGGCGGTGCTCAATCTACGCAACACGCTTGCTCGCATTGACCTGGTGGAACAAAGCGTGGTGCGTGAAATCCCAGTCGGCAATGCTCCCTATGGGGTGGCGATTGTCGGCAGCAAAGCCTACGTCACAAACTGGGCGGGTCGTCACCCCGGCGAGAAAGATACGGCCGGTCCCAGCGGCGCGGGAACGCCTGTACGGGTGGATCCCAAGCGAAACATTGCGTCGGAGGGATCGGTTTCGGTCGTCGACCTGCAAACGGACCAAGAACTAAAACAGATTCTTGTCGGGCTGCATCCCTGCGACATCGTAATGGCACCCGACGGCAAGCACGTCGTTGTCGCCAATGCCAACAGCGATTCGCTGTCCGTCATTTCCACGGAGCAGGACGAGGTGGTCGAGACCATTTCCACGCACCCAACCGAGAACTTGCTTTTCGGCAGTGCTCCGAATGCGTTGGCTTTTAGCGCTGACGGGCAACGCATCTATGTTTCCAACGGGACAAACAATGCCGTCGTGGTGATCGGTTTCTCTGCTGGCAAAAGCCGTCTGCTGGGAGCGATACCAACAGGCTGGTATCCGGCGGGCTTGGTGATTGATGAACAACGACAAGCACTCTATGTTGCCAACATCAAGGGTACCGGTTCGCGTAACGTCGACTGGAAGGGAAGTCGCAAGGTGAAGGGTGAGGAGGTGTTTGGTTACAACTCGCATGATCACCAGGGGACCGTTTCGCTCATTCCGATTCCCGACCCGGCTGATCTGGCAAAGCAAACGCAAACGGTACTGACCAACAATCGCTTGACGGAATCGATTAGCGCACTGGCTCCGCCGCGAAAAAACGTTCTGCCCAAACCGATTCCCATGCGGCATGGCGAACCATCGGTCTTTAAGCATGTCCTCTACATCATCAAGGAAAACCGGACCTATGACCAAGTGTTTGGTGACATTGAGCGGGGCGAAGGAGACCCGGCACTTTGCATCTACGGACAAGATGTGACGCCCAACCATCACAAGTTGGTGGACGAGTTCGTGCTGCTCGACAACTTTTATTGCAGTGGGGTGTTGAGTGCGGATGGCCACCAATGGACCAACGAGGCCTATGTCACGGACTATCTTGAAAAAGCTTTCGGTGGTTTCCCGAGAAGCTATCCGTATTGGGGTGGTGATGCAATGGCCTACGCCAGCAGCGGCTTCATCTGGGACAATGTGCTGGAGCATCAGAAAACGCTGCGCGTTTATGGTGAGTTCGTCAAAGCGACGATCCAATGGAAGGACGGTCGAAAGGGGCGTCCAGATTTCCTGGACTGTTATACGGATTTTGTGCGACAAAAAAACGAAATCGACATCCGAGCCACCGCCGCCATTCAGACGATCGATCCCTACCTTTGCCCCACCGCAATCGGCTTTCCCAGTGTTGTTCCCGACATTCATCGGGCGGATCAATTCATCCGCGAACTCAAGGAATTTGAGACCACGGGAGATCTGCCCAACTTCATGATCATGCTGCTGCCGAACGATCACACTTCGGGCACACGACCCAATAGTCCCACTCCGGCGGCCTGTGTGGCTGACAACGATCTTGCATTGGGGCGTGTTGTGGAAGCGGTGAGCAACAGCAAATTCTGGCCAGAGACCTGCATCTTTGTGGTGCAGGATGATCCCCAAAATGGCTTTGACCATATCGACGGACATCGAACCGTGGCGATGGTCATCAGCCCCTATACGAAGCGAAAGGCAGTCGACAGCACCAACTACAATCAGACCAGCATGATCCGCACGATGGAGCTCATCCTTGGCCTGCCACCGATGAACCAATTCGACGCCTCCGCCACGTCGATGGCGAGTTGCTTCACCGACTCTGCCGATTTCACACCCTACCAATCTGTCCCCAATCTCATCCCACTCGACCAAATGAACCCTCAGCTTTCAGCTATCAACAACTCACAGCAACGGTACTGGGCCAATGTCTCGCTCAAACTGCCGCTCGATGACGTCGACGAAGCGGACGAGGACACACTCAACCGCATTCTATGGCACGCAGCTCGCGGTCGAGACGACACGTTCCCAGCTTGGGCCGTATTGGAAGATGATGACTAA
- a CDS encoding Gfo/Idh/MocA family protein: MSTSPDKRSQSKSHVELSRRRFAVAASSAVIAPMVVRSSALGVYAPSNRINIALIGCGNQSRVDLPSMLRQPDAQVVAVCDVNRGSHGYSRPEHFLGRDPVQKQVNDYYAKKTGASQYDGCDAYSDFQEVLAREDIDAVMVTLPDHWHALATVKACQAKKDVYCQKPLSLTIHDGQQMVKAVRKHNRILQTGSQYRSNATVRRVCELVRNGRIGEVQRVVAIINSSTAGPGPGWMPMSVPEGFDYDRWLGPAPEAPYHIDRCLYRFRFHLDYSGGQVTNTGAHAIDIVQWALGTDDTGPVEFEDQGAIWPPEGHLYTTAMETHFRARYANGIEFVCRTQEPGFGARFEGTEGWIQYSYNKIEASSDAILDSVIAESEIQLSISDDHYRNFLDSVKSREEPIEPVEVGHRTVSICHAGNIAMRLKRKLQWDPSNEVFVNDDQANEMLRRPYRDPWKLP; this comes from the coding sequence ATGAGTACTTCACCGGACAAGCGTTCTCAATCCAAAAGCCATGTTGAGCTTAGCCGCCGACGGTTTGCGGTTGCCGCCAGTAGTGCAGTGATTGCGCCGATGGTCGTCAGAAGTTCCGCGTTGGGGGTCTACGCACCGAGTAACCGGATTAACATCGCCTTGATTGGCTGTGGAAACCAGAGCCGTGTGGATTTGCCGAGTATGCTTCGACAGCCTGACGCTCAAGTCGTTGCGGTCTGCGATGTGAATCGCGGCAGCCACGGCTATTCTCGCCCTGAACACTTTCTGGGCCGTGATCCGGTGCAGAAGCAAGTCAATGATTATTACGCTAAGAAAACGGGGGCATCCCAATACGACGGTTGCGATGCCTACAGCGATTTTCAAGAGGTGCTCGCTCGTGAGGATATCGATGCGGTCATGGTGACGCTTCCCGACCATTGGCACGCTCTGGCAACGGTGAAAGCGTGCCAAGCGAAAAAGGATGTCTATTGTCAAAAGCCATTGTCGCTGACGATCCATGATGGCCAGCAAATGGTCAAGGCCGTTCGCAAGCACAATCGTATCTTGCAGACCGGCAGCCAATATCGTTCCAACGCGACGGTTCGCCGCGTGTGCGAACTGGTCCGCAACGGTCGAATCGGCGAGGTGCAACGCGTTGTTGCAATCATCAACTCCAGCACCGCAGGCCCCGGCCCCGGTTGGATGCCGATGAGCGTTCCTGAAGGCTTCGACTACGACCGATGGCTCGGCCCGGCGCCCGAAGCACCCTACCACATCGACCGTTGCCTTTATCGTTTTCGTTTCCATCTGGATTACTCGGGCGGCCAAGTCACCAACACAGGTGCCCACGCGATCGACATTGTGCAATGGGCATTAGGTACCGATGACACGGGACCGGTTGAGTTTGAAGACCAGGGGGCCATTTGGCCGCCGGAAGGGCATCTTTACACGACCGCGATGGAGACTCACTTTCGAGCTCGCTATGCCAATGGCATTGAATTCGTCTGTCGAACTCAGGAACCCGGTTTCGGTGCTCGGTTTGAGGGGACCGAAGGATGGATTCAGTACTCGTATAACAAGATCGAAGCATCTTCCGATGCAATCCTCGACTCCGTCATTGCGGAGAGCGAGATCCAGCTATCGATCAGCGATGACCACTACCGTAACTTTCTCGACAGCGTGAAGTCGCGTGAAGAGCCGATCGAACCGGTGGAAGTGGGGCATCGCACCGTCAGTATTTGTCACGCCGGCAATATCGCGATGAGGCTGAAACGAAAGCTGCAATGGGATCCCTCCAATGAAGTGTTTGTCAACGACGACCAGGCCAATGAAATGCTACGGCGTCCCTATCGCGATCCGTGGAAGCTGCCCTAG